The Salminus brasiliensis chromosome 4, fSalBra1.hap2, whole genome shotgun sequence nucleotide sequence CCAGACCAGCAAACTGCCAAAACTATCAGATTAGTAACACTTAAATAACACACTTATTATATAACGCTAAAAGTAACAGCTTTACACATTATGCTTATATCAGGTGGCATGCAAACCTTCTGGCATCCCTGGTCAAAATTTCATTTACTGAAAACAGCCAAGTGAGTAAAAGATCAGCTGATCTCCAAAAAGATTTAAGATAAAACTGTACagtttttgtatagttttagtACAAAATAGACAAAAATGAGGTTTGGGCAGCCCAAAAGATTAAGCTCTCAAATCACTTTTACCACTTTACCACTTTACTTAAGTCTCAGACCCTAATTGGCTTGTTCACAATTTCCATTACATTATAAATACTCTGATTACCCAAACCTTGTCCTAACAAACAACAGGCATGGGCTCTTCTAAGCAGTTGCGTAGCActttgaaaatgaaaacaattgaatgtatactttcACCTGCAATTTCCAACTTCATTTACTGATGTCACTAACGCAGATGTCACTTTAGTCACTGTACCTGTTGTTACACTTGTTGAGAAGTCTTTGTGACTGCTCTTTCAAAGTCATTTACTTTCTTTGacctgaatctgatgagggcatgATATGATGTTAAATGTCTGACAGTTTAATCATCAATCCAAATGCCCCATACTTACAAAGCCCAGATCATTtaacagtaattaataaaattaactgACATATCCTATATACACTGTAAGCCTCAAACGTTGATCCTAGGTTCTCTACATCACATGTagcacatttaaaaatacattctcACTATAATCAGGCCAGACTAAGATGTCTAATTATGTATAAACAAAAGGAAATTTAGGTCATACAATGCATAACTATACAGCAGACCCTATCCCCAAGGTgattataaaataatgaaatatactTGACTGGAATTTGGTGTATTGAACTTCAGTTTTCATCACTTAAAAAATGTGCCAATGTTTCTCATGTTGTGAACATAAATAGCCATTAACCCTGTGAATTCCCAGCCCTGCTTACAGGATTACACATTCCAACATGGCAACATTCTGTAAGCAAATACCTTTCATTCCTGGGaagaatttttttaattaatagaaGAGAAGCTAAATATGCCCAATAACAAAACTGTATATACAACCATACATAACTAAAcacacagaagaagaagaagacgaaaACATTTCTGAATACAGTTCCATTCAGAGTGAACTGTGTGTCAGGCACATGATTCCTGAAGATGCCAGAACAAGGCGGCTTTGAGTCCTCCAtcagtctaaaaaaaaaaaaaaaggttacaaAACCATATCGTCCAAATGAAGAAAGTCTGGTACAGTAGTTAATCTTCCCAGATGTGGGCAGAACCCAAGAATAACATCTAAAGAAATCAGCCAATGTCAGTGTAAATAACTTAATCATCAGGGAcctaatgaaatgaaatgtatggCAGAACAGTAACGTGAACACTACTGCTAGATGATCATTCAGAGTTCTGAAAGAATATTTGAAGAACTAATGAATATAAAGTGGAGCATTTTGGCTGACTGGACCTTAAGACTTAAAAACTTAACATTGCTTCCTCATATCACCTGTGACACATGGTGATGGTAGTGTAATGGTTTGAAGATGCTTTGCTGCACTAGTGCCTAGACATCTTGCTACTATTGAGGGAACTATAAATTCTGCTCTATAGCACAGAATTCTTGCAAAGATAGCCAGGCCATCTGTCTGTGAGTGAAAGTTGAAGCACAGTTGGGTCACGCAACAAGACAGtgatccaaagcacacaagcaaaTGTGGTTCAGGCAGGATTCATGTTTAAAGGCCTACAAAGTTCTCTGAGCTGCTGCAGTTCTGATAGAACTGAACGGCACTGTAAAACACTAACAACTACAGAAAGTGTTCGGTAGCATTTACTGCTGCTAAGGGGGCTATAACCAGCTATTGAGAGAAACCGGTTACTCACTTTTTTACACTTTGAGGATTTGGGTGTTGAACATCTTTTCTCAAAAAATACATCAAATGTTTATCACACTGttgtgttttgggtttttttggatCCTTTTAGGCAGTATTTGAAATGAACATGTTCATCTCTAGCATTATGTCGCTAAAGAATCTTAACTAAAGTAGTACATGCTGGCCACTAGATTACAGCAAAGTTGCCCCCTGCAATCAGGCACAAGTAGGGTCCCTTTGGCCCATAGATCATCTCCTGTCTTTTGTTTTCAGTAAACAGAAATTGAAAGGTATGCAGAGCCATGACAAACACAGAGGGGGAAAACGCTTATGTGGGTGATGATAAGTCCTTTACACAGGAGCTCTGGGACTTCCTAAGACAGGCTTTGTTGATGGACTCGAGTTTGCCACTGTAGAACACGGTCCCGCCAATTGTTACACAAATCTGTTTAAGTCCATTTCCTGTCGAGCCAACATTTGTGGAATGTTGCACTGTTTTAAACGCCAGCCTATCGAGAGTCTGAGTCCATAGGACAAATATGCCAACACCTGTCTGAGTAATTGAATATGGATGCTATACAGCACACATACTGATAAGTAATAACACTGCAAGAGGAACAGGAGAACACCACCTAAATCAGTTTCAAAAGAGCAACAGACCTTCTGAAACTCCTTCATTCTTATTGGTCTCTTGGTCCTGACTAAATAACAGCTGTgccatatttaaataaaatctcTGCCATGGTTTAAGATGGAGCACCTATTCTCAGCTGTTCATAGGCAGCAAACTGCAACAGTGATCCAGTTACAACAGTCCCAGCTACACAATGCCCTCCTGCAGACCATTCTTCCTCTGCTCTGAGaaattatatatgtgtgtgtgtgtctgtatatatatatatatatatatatatatatatatatatatatatatatatatatatatatatattatttaagtaATCATAAAGTTCTAAAGCACTGGGATGATAAAATCCTTAGCTGAAGTGTTAGTCAAAGTGAGAAATGAGAGTGGGAAAAAATCCATTGTGGTTAAAGCCACACATTTAATGCCTCAAGGGAATTTGGGGGGAAAACTTGTTgcttttactgtaaaataacaaTTTTGACTGaagttttgttaaaaaggtaATATACAGTAAGAGAGCTGCTGGAATCACATTCATGTCTAAATTCATATTCAGAACTACATATTCACTGCTGAAGGTGGTGGCTAAATAAAATCACCTGATTAGGACGCTTTTGATCAGTTTTAACACGGTTAACTGAGCATTTTACCTCGATTACAATTATTATAGGATTATTCTAATAATCAATAGATAAAGTTGGCTCAATATTTGAGGTCTCCTTTATGTTGCTAGCATGTCACAGACTGAAAGGGGCGGACTAAACAGTACTACACACACTGGGGGAGATTTAAAAGGGGACAGCACATGGACAGACACACTAGGGGGAGATTGAACagaatttaaataaatgaaataagcTACATGGGCAAGATTAGGTCGGTTAGAGGTCCTGAATTTTGATTATTTTCTGATTAACTGTTTAACTCTGCTGGTACCAGCGCCAGACCAGTTGCCCTCACTCCAGCTACTGGTATCTGCTTcagacatttacataaatactTTTACCAACATCAACCATCCTCATTACTTTCActacatttcttacattttcatcactattatgattatattcattatattatattatagttataTCAGTAGACCTGAGCAGAAGAGCAGTCTTGGTGGTACCATGATTttcaattaataatttataatgtagttctgaccagagaagaATAGGTCCTCCTAGTGAGTCTCGGTTCCTTCCAAGGTTTCAGAACCAAAGAAGTGACACTGCTAAATTAACTGTAAATCTTTAAAATGCcccaaataaaaaagtgaactGTTTCAATCATAAAGAAAATCCCCTATAACAGATCGGGAACTGCCTCAAAAATGTAGGCAGAGAAGGCCACAGTATGTAGAAACCACAGAGTACAGTCAAAGATTCCAATCACCACACAGCAAACCCTGAGAACAGAAAGACGGCTTTGCTAGAAACCAGCCTTCTGTAAAGAAGCTTCAGCAGTTACAGAACTGACCATTGTAACAAACGTTTACTAGTACCTCAGTGAAGGAAAACAGAAAGTATGGGGAGAAAAAGGAAGTGCCGTCCATCACCACAACTCAATCTGTGAAACACTGTGGAGTCAGTGATACATCCTCTTCATGTATGGCCTCCACTCTTACTAGCTCATTTATCCCCATTAATGGTATGACTGTTGATCTGTGTGCTGACAGGAGCAGCAGGACAAATTCTTAAGTCCTCAGAAAAATGTCTTCTGCTCTGATGCAACCAAATTAGTCAAAATCAACCGGACATAGTACCGGAGTATAGACTCAGCGATAACAAACATCCTGGAAATGAGCCGTCATGTGATGGTCCTTGCTTTGCCATCTGCTGAACGTTCTAAAGGGGTCACTCAATGGTTAATTGGGCTAAAACTACTATGACATCTTCTTTAATGGCAATAGTTACAAAACCAGAGTGCACAAAGCTACTACACTGCCTTCGGAGCTTACTGTGTAGCTGAATGAGACATGGGATTCTCCTCAAGCTTTCCCGCAACACAGACATCACTGTCCACAGGTGGCAGCAGGGCCACTCTACCTCATGCTACCTCACCCGTCCCATCAGGATTTGGCAGCAGAGCAGAGAAACACCTACGCCACAGAAAACAATTTTGAGTTTTGTGGAAACTGTCCTGGGTTACAGAAGGAACAGTATCAACAAAGTATCCAACAAAGCAAAACATCATGCTTCAGACTTTACAGCAGTGTGGTTTAGGGTTGGGCGATAAAGCCCAATATACCAAAATACAATATTGCAATAAAGGCCAATAAACAGCCACATAAtgctcataaaagcatattgtgagtttataatttatcacaatacacacTATAATTTTGCCAAACTCATTTGTGATGTATTCTAATGTGGGATGTTTATGCTGATGAGGTGCTGTAAAGTGCTGAAGACATAAACTGGTGTACCACAGGTGCTTCAAGAGCTTCTTtttcaggcaggcaggcagaaaagGATATAAACGGGGAGGTCAGAGGTAAGGCTGGAGTATCTTTTACCTTTCTTGAACTCCTCTAGCATGGCATCCAGCTTAGTGTCGTTGAAGACGAAATGCAGAGGGTGGCTGTAGAACTTGGTGATGGTTTTCAGTGGGGTGCAGTCGTCTGGGTCCACAAAAGCCAAGTCCTTCACAAACAGCAGGTCTACTATGTTGCACATCTCACCCTCAAACACGGGGATGCGTGTGTAACCGCTCTCCATGATCTCAGACATGGTATTGAAATCCAGGATGGCATCAGCGGTGATCATGAAGCAGTCACGCAGAGGTGTCATCACATCCTCTACAGTCTTAGTCCTTAGCTCCAGTGCGCCCTGGATGATGTTGAGCTCCTCTTTCACCAAGTCATTATATGGGTCTGTAACCCTGAGCATCTCGAGGAGCTTCTCACGATTGTACACGGTCCCAATCTCCTGCCCCAGCACATGGTCCAGAAGTTTGCTGACCGGATACGATGCAGGAAAAGTAAGGATCATGAAGAACTTAGTCAGGAATATGGTGTTCGCCCCAACAGCAAGACCATGTCTGGAGCAGATCGCCTGCGGCACTATCTCCCCAAATATCACAATGCCAATGGTGGACACCACCACGGCAATCAAGCCAGACCCCGCAATGTCATCCAACAGAATGGTCAGCGTGGTGTTGACGAGGACATTCCCcaggagcagagagcagagaagGTAGTTCCCCTGACTTCTCACTGGCTCAATATTCTTGGCAtagttcctctccctctccgCCCCACAGTTCTGGACGATCCTGAGCTCCATCGGGTCCAGAGCCATGAGTCCCAGGTTGAGGCCGCTGAACATGCCGGACAGGCACAGCAGCATGGCGATGAAGCTCACCTGCAGCCAGAAGGGCAGCAGGAACTTCTTCTCCTCAACCACCAGCACCTTGGTGTCCTGGCCGTCGTGGTACACCCACTTGCTCTCAGCGCGCGCCTCGTCGTCCGGCGTGGCGATGCACATGTAGTACATCTTACTCTTCTCGGTCTTGCGCAACGGCTTGACGTCGATCTCGATCACGCCGGACGTCCTGCGGCTCACTTCCACGTTGGGCAGGATGATAATGTCGCTCGAGCGGATGCCGCAGAGGTGCGAACCGGGCGCGTGCCCGTGACCGTAGGCGTCGGCGACGCGCTCGTGCTCCGTGAACGCGATCTTGGACCACGTCTCGTTATTGATGTTTTGCCCGTAGACGCGCAGCTTGACGCGCGAGCGCTCGCTCACTCGCAGGTAGCCTTGGTCCATAAACGACACGTCGTCCGTGTCCTCCAGCCTGAGGCCGATGATGACGGTCTCTTCCTCCAACACCGCCGCTGCCGCCGCTTCCCTGGCGTGAAAGCAGCGCGCGGGACAGGCGCCGACCACCAGAAACACGAGAGTCAATGAGCGGACCGGGCTGAGCGCCGCCATGTTAGAAGTGGGCAGCGGGGGCCACCGCTTTGCCATGTTGACAGCGGGCACGATCGGGCTGAATCCGCATCAGAGAGGAGCGCACGCAGCCTTCTCCATCCTCGCGCTGGCCTGGCTTAGCAGAAGTGATAAGGCTGGCATTCCTCGCCGTGCCTCACTGCCTCTGCGACGCGAGGACACGCCAGCGCGCTCCAATGTGAGCCCTGCCGCTGGTGGTCAGCTCCCAGATGCCTGCTGACTGACACTCCGCGGGACCAATCCGGATGAGGGGGGCACGTGAGGGTGGGAGCAACGCGCCGACACGGCTAATGGCGCAGCACGGAAAGGCTAAGGCGAGGCGGGACTTATCTCGTCAATTGTATTGAGAAGTTTTTTCAATGGCCAGTCAGTGGTCAGGGTGGGAGGCCCTACAATCGGGGAGTTGTTCTCAGCAGCCAACggtgttgttttattattacactGGTCCCAATACGGGCGGGGAAATCGATAGAATCAAGCACACTGGGCGTGTTGAGACTGTCCCATACATTCATTCAGTCCAATCCAATGGGGACTAAAGTGAACTTTATAAACTTTATATAGCTttaaaaactttatttattcattcataaattaaagaaaaaaattacTAAATTACTTCAAGCAAATTAACTACCTACATTCAACTCCAATAAATACTGTGGATAAAACAATGATTCTCAAATATTTATCTGGAAGGAATAAGATCAGTTCTTATCCTGCTTATTACCTATTCTAACAATTTCTGTTACCGTTTGTACTGTGaagtaaatataatattagtattgactttaaaaaatacatttgagaTTAAACCATTACCATATATGCACACCCTGTTGGtctaatttaatttatatttagtGTCTATTTCTGTTGACTCTAGagctggaaaactgtatttctaTGATCATGAAATACATGAGTAAACCATCTCCTGCCCAATGTTGAGTAGGTCCtctttgtgccaccacaacaaaacTGACCCATTAAGGCATGGACCCCTCTCCAGTCCAGTCCTCTGAAAACATTCTGTGTTATCTGGCACCAATATATTAGCAGCAAGCAGATCATTTAAGTCCTGTGTGTTGTGAGGTGTGGTCTCCAAGAATCACaacaatgagccttgggtgtccatgaccctgttacCGCTTCACTGGTGAatcacttttagtaggtactatccactgcataccaggaacacgcCACAATACATGCCCAATGTTCTGGAGAGGCTCTAACCTGTCAAAGTCACTAAGAACCTTATGCTTGtgcttttttcctgctttcaatgcatcaacttcaagaacttgACTGGTAACGcgctctcatatatatatatatatccatatatttttcattcacctgtcagtggtgctaatgtttaAGCCACAATGTTTTTCTGAGAAGATCAGATATGACATATGGTAAAGCAGTTGTATGCCAAAGTTTGGGCACTCTTCCCAGAAATGGCACCATGGTTTAGTTTGTTTTAAATTGAGAAGTAGAAAATGTAGCCTCTGTAGCTAAACAATCATAAAACACAATGCCTTGGCTCTTCAGCCCGAACACTCAGCAACCACGGACTCCTTttagcaactgtctaaagattgGAAAATGAAAGTAAGCGATGCCAACAAAATATGAGAAGCATGGGGATGGATCTATTatgttttggggttgtgtttCTGCCAGTGGCATTAGGAATACTGCATGggtggagagaaaaaaaatgcatccCACAACAACCAGCTATACTGGATATAAATATCAAACAATTAGTTAAAGGACTAatcctaaaataaaaaaaaatcctttaataacaggataatgatccaaaacataccttAAAGTTCGCCATGGACTACCTAAAGAGACACTCTCATTCCACATCTGAAGTGGCTCTGACCAAAACATCATAGGAAATTTGAGGACAGTATATGACTATAAGAGCAAACCtctgtttgagaaaaaaaatacaatattcaGGTTGTGAGCTCCCCAGATAACTAGTTGATCAGTTGAAATTTGTAAAGTGTAAATCGTATGAATATTCTAAATCAGCATGTCTATACAGTAGTAGAGAAGGAGTACTCTTTATCTTAATTATAAATGCTTCCTAATTAAATGTGGATGAGAATAGCCTAAAGCTGACAGTCTGCATCTCACATTACTGTTGTTTAAATCCAAAGTGCTGCTATGGTTTTTATCTGTGTAGAAACCCAGTTCTTCAAACAGAAATTCCAACCAGATTGATTTTAGCCAGTTTCTACTTTAACACAATAAAACATACGGGGTTAATGCATCTTTAAAGAGACTTGATACAGTAAAGATTTAATTAGAATAAAAATCCCTTTAGTTAAagcagtagtaacagcagtATGGATGAAGTGCACCGTATAAACAGTCTAAAAACAGATGTTTaggatttctctttttttacctGAGCTCATTAAATGCTTGATTAGCTGCTGCTGTAGCTCCTCTGTGATTTTGGCCCTTAGAGAAAAAGGTTCATTATGTTCTGTTAGTCTGTAGATGGAGCCAAATCCATTATAACAATAAAATGATGAATATTGCTTTATAATTTGCAACAAATAGTTTGCTTTTCAAGCCTTCAACCTAGTTTTGccagagatcagatcagaacaTTACATGTCATGTAAAGAGTTATGTAATTACTGAAAATATGAACACAATGATCATACAATGGTTTTCTGATCACAGTGACTGATTTAAAGCTTTTCAAATATGTCTCTTTATTATCTTGCATTACCTGGTtcttgttctctctgtctctctctctctcctcccagcAGAACTTTCTCAATCATAGGTCTAACGACAATGAAATTGAAAGAcaacatttaataaatcataaagTCAGTCTAAAAAAGACTGGTAAAAGTGATTTACTACAAAtgttatcatttatttaaagactaggcttaatccttaTACAGGAACTGGGCCTGTACTTATTAAATgagtacaaaaaaacaaagcgTGTGACACCTGGGACCAACATACTCTGCCATAATCTATTTaccaaattaaatgaaaaaaaaaaaatcatgaggACATTACAAATTCTTAGTTTGCAAGTCTGTTATGGTTGTGCGTGTCCAAAGGCTTGTGCCACACAGCTTGTAGAGATAAGTGAAAACCTTGCAGTGGAATCCAAAGCTTCCAGGGAGTGATGAACAAGGCTACATTCTAGGACAGACATCTGCTTGACCTTGCTGAAGAACTGCTGATATTGCACGTCCTTACTGCACTCTTTTAAATAATACAGGTCCTCCAATGTGTGTACAAAAGacatccatttatttattaaatatagaaAAGGAACATAAATTAACAGAAGCGTATGATTTCACTGTTATTTACACAGACACAGTCAAAGCAGTGTTATCCAACACTATCCAGTTTTTCACAAAAGCAGCATTATCCATTTCAATCCAATGGTTacactttaaataaaacaaaaaccctGACAAGTGATCTCACATTTCTCAGTATGATGAGGCCTCATGACATGTCAAGCCTGATTTAAAAAGCAACACACACTGCAATTACAAGAGCCATGCACATCAAATGGTGCAATGAGTTTTCTTCAACAAACAAGATCCCTAGACGACATCAACTTCGCAGCTTGGCTGTGCATTACTTAAGTAAATGTCTTAGCTGGTCCTGGAGGTTTTTGGAGTGTTCCACACTGTGAAGAAGATCAGGGATGACAGACATGGTTAGTAGTTGTTGTAGCTTTAAATATATGCTGAAATTATAGGAATTTTCAAAAGTACTTACTTCTTTTGTATGGCTTCTTGCCTAAGTaaaagaatgaataaaagaaCATTAATGGCTGTAGATATTTTTCTCGTTTGTgaatacagtgtcagaaatcatTTTGTCCTCTAAATGAGATGCACTGTAGATTTACTCACTGATACTGTAAATGGGTGGTGATTATGGACATTTTCCGGAGACTCTGCAACACAAGCACATATAACtgaatatataacatataaatgAATTTAACATATGAATTACAACatggattatatatatatatatatatatatatatatatatatatatatatatatatatatatatacacacacacacacacacacacacacacacacacaaacgacTGACATAAGACCTTACATCTTCAGAGTGCAGAATGGCATCCTCCTGAATGACCATATTCCTCGCTGCCTGGCCGAGCAGCTGCAAAACCACAGATTTAACAGCTTCAACCACAGAAAGTAAACTCTTGAATGTAGACAGCTTGACTAAAGGTCTAATTTTATACTCAACTTAATGTCTAATTTAGCCAATATCCTACTTAAAGCACTAAAACTAGCGGAACAGTCAACGTAAACATACAGTGAGAGAGGAAGCTAGCGAGCTAACATTAGCAGTAAGTACAGCGtcgttgttgctgctgctgttttaacATTTACCTCTTGGCTGCGCGACCCCTTCAATACCTGCCGAGTAAGAGCGATCACATCTCCACTGCATGAGCCCACTTTTTCAGACAGCAACCCTTTAACAGACTGACCAAAGCGGGGCTGCGCTTCTGAGGAAGCCATGGCTGAAGTCTAGCTACGCTACGGATCACCTTGAGGGACAAACAGTGCAGTTTAACCCATTAATGCTGAGTtcattatatactatattaaagtaaatattaaatattaaatattgcattatttttttttatattataatatattacatttatatatatatcgtttttacatataaatatcatgtatatatcacaaagtaaaaaaaaaaaaaaaggtgttatatttatttatttaaatgcagtAATATCCATAGTCACTAGATTGCTGATTTCATTGTCCAAATGACTCTCATTAGCTCGCACTGCATGAGATTTCAATACAAGGATCTGTCAGTAGGCAATACAGTGTCAACACAATATAGATTACATAAGGTAAATGTGACCATACCTGCTACggaaaaacaaatgcaaatatTTTTGGATCAAATGAAGCATTCCAGGCAGGTCACAaaggtataataataataataataataataataataataaaaacgtaTTGTTGTTgaccaaaaacaaataaacattagtGATAATATACATCTAATAAACTACACAAATTACACATCCGGACACAATCTGCCCAAATGTACTTGTTAACTGACATTGTAAGATATAACTGCAAATATGTCCTCCAGCCCAATATCAATATCAAACTAATGTAAAGTAGTTTTATTAGCTGTGATAGATTTCATAAAATTCAAGCCAAGCTTAGATATTGATCCATAGCTATTCATGaatgaaatgcaattttcttgtgaggaacaGTTAGGACACTCCATACCCTAATAGTTGATGTTGttttacctttattttttagagtgagATGGTCTTACATTTTCCTTAAGCACCCTttcatataataaataattcctagtggattctatgttggagagctctttatgccctactgcagaaaagcagcccccAACCATGACATTACCACCCTCCAAACACGGTCACTCAAACTACTCAACAACTTTGGGTTGATTGGGAGGTTTAAATGGGAAGTTAAAAGCTTGACTCAGCCTTGAATGAGACGCCAGTGCGAAACACTGAGTCTGCTGCAAATGCTTCTAAtacgtttttttatttaaattgacATTGACTATTCAAGATAGCTGAGGTGAAACTATTTTAGGGTCAAGGAGGTGGCATTGAAGAAGTCATATAAAAACCCCCCATGAGCTTTCTGATAGTGTGTGCTGTGCCAGGGACCGTACTGCTAGATGAAGTCCTAGCTAAACACTAGACAGCTTCCAGACGTCTCAGGATGGCATGGTTTCTTTGTAGTTGTGTATTTGCTGTACTAATCATTGTGGTTCTTTTCCTGAAGAAGAAAATGCATGGGTTTGTGGTAGACGAAAGTCAGCAAAGTCCTCCAAGTCTGCCGTCTCTGCCTATTATTGGGAGTCTTCTGAGTCTGAAGAGTGACATGCCTCCACACATTTTCTTTCAGCAGCTGCAGAAGAAATATGGAGATATCTATTCGTTTATGATGGGCTCCCATAAAGTCCTTATCATCAACAATCATCACCACGCAAAAGAGGTCCTGCTTAAGAAAGGGAAAATATTTGCAGGAAGACCGCGAACTGTAAGTGGTttctaaatgttgttttttttgtttttttgttttttcaattGAAAGAGTCACAGGAAATAGGAATTTAGGCATCTGGGTTATGAGATACTTTGTTAATTTGAGATACTATGTGGGTAAACACAGTCATTATGTATTTGCTACTGACTTAGTTGTAGCAAGTACTGGCTGAGCTTAGTTttctttatataaataaaccaaaTTTCTTACATACTAATCACTGCATTTCATATGCACATATTGGAAGGCCTTCTCTAAC carries:
- the cnnm2a gene encoding metal transporter CNNM2a isoform X1, whose amino-acid sequence is MAKRWPPLPTSNMAALSPVRSLTLVFLVVGACPARCFHAREAAAAAVLEEETVIIGLRLEDTDDVSFMDQGYLRVSERSRVKLRVYGQNINNETWSKIAFTEHERVADAYGHGHAPGSHLCGIRSSDIIILPNVEVSRRTSGVIEIDVKPLRKTEKSKMYYMCIATPDDEARAESKWVYHDGQDTKVLVVEEKKFLLPFWLQVSFIAMLLCLSGMFSGLNLGLMALDPMELRIVQNCGAERERNYAKNIEPVRSQGNYLLCSLLLGNVLVNTTLTILLDDIAGSGLIAVVVSTIGIVIFGEIVPQAICSRHGLAVGANTIFLTKFFMILTFPASYPVSKLLDHVLGQEIGTVYNREKLLEMLRVTDPYNDLVKEELNIIQGALELRTKTVEDVMTPLRDCFMITADAILDFNTMSEIMESGYTRIPVFEGEMCNIVDLLFVKDLAFVDPDDCTPLKTITKFYSHPLHFVFNDTKLDAMLEEFKKGKSHLAIVQRVNNEGEGDPFYEVLGIVTLEDVIEEIIKSEILDETDLYTDNKTKKRIAHRERKQDFSAFKPTDNNLGVKISPQLLLATLRFLATEVESFGPAQMSEKILLRLLKHPNVIQELKYDDKNKKMLEHYLFHRNKPVDYFILILQGKVEVEAGKEGMKFKAGPFSYYGMMALTSSPVPLSLSRTFVVSRAESLAGSPENKSPPRPFGLNHSDSVNRNDRMEALTPTLASSNNQLNAFLQIYVPDYSVRAASDLVYIKVTRQQYQNALMASRMDKTPQSTDSEFTKIELTLTEHQDGPGGESASLLIQQQNSGAHKLNHNAHSDGAI
- the cnnm2a gene encoding metal transporter CNNM2a isoform X2 — its product is MAKRWPPLPTSNMAALSPVRSLTLVFLVVGACPARCFHAREAAAAAVLEEETVIIGLRLEDTDDVSFMDQGYLRVSERSRVKLRVYGQNINNETWSKIAFTEHERVADAYGHGHAPGSHLCGIRSSDIIILPNVEVSRRTSGVIEIDVKPLRKTEKSKMYYMCIATPDDEARAESKWVYHDGQDTKVLVVEEKKFLLPFWLQVSFIAMLLCLSGMFSGLNLGLMALDPMELRIVQNCGAERERNYAKNIEPVRSQGNYLLCSLLLGNVLVNTTLTILLDDIAGSGLIAVVVSTIGIVIFGEIVPQAICSRHGLAVGANTIFLTKFFMILTFPASYPVSKLLDHVLGQEIGTVYNREKLLEMLRVTDPYNDLVKEELNIIQGALELRTKTVEDVMTPLRDCFMITADAILDFNTMSEIMESGYTRIPVFEGEMCNIVDLLFVKDLAFVDPDDCTPLKTITKFYSHPLHFVFNDTKLDAMLEEFKKGKSHLAIVQRVNNEGEGDPFYEVLGIVTLEDVIEEIIKSEILDETDLYTDNKTKKRIAHRERKQDFSAFKPTDNNLGVKISPQLLLATLRFLATEVESFGPAQMSEKILLRLLKHPNVIQELKYDDKNKKMLEHYLFHRNKPVDYFILILQGKVEVEAGKEGMKFKAGPFSYYGMMALTSSPENKSPPRPFGLNHSDSVNRNDRMEALTPTLASSNNQLNAFLQIYVPDYSVRAASDLVYIKVTRQQYQNALMASRMDKTPQSTDSEFTKIELTLTEHQDGPGGESASLLIQQQNSGAHKLNHNAHSDGAI
- the borcs7 gene encoding BLOC-1-related complex subunit 7, yielding MASSEAQPRFGQSVKGLLSEKVGSCSGDVIALTRQVLKGSRSQELLGQAARNMVIQEDAILHSEDSLRKMSIITTHLQYQQEAIQKNVEHSKNLQDQLRHLLK